Part of the Fuerstiella sp. genome, ATGGTTTGCGGAGTTCGTGGAGTTGTTTCCCAATACCTCTGTGACTTCTGTTACTCAAACCGACCACGGCTATGAGGTCAGGGTGCAGGACGGACGGACGTTTCACACTAAAGTTCCCCCGCTCTTTGCCGGAGGATTCGAAGGAAGTCACAAACTGGTTGCGGACCTGTTTGAGAAACGAGATGACAGTTACCCGTTGCTGAATGAGCACGATGAGTCGACCATCACGCCGGGAATATTTCTTTGTGGTCCGGCCGTTCGCCATGACAAACAGGTGTTTTGTTTCATCTACAAGTATCGACAACGTTTCGCCGTGGTTGCCAAAGCAATTGCCACTTCGCTGGGACTGCCTGCTGAGGAACTGGAAGGATATCGGCAATGGGGCATGTACCTCGATGACCTCTCCTGCTGTGGTGAGGAGTGCGAGGCATGCTGACGGGAAATGACGAAGCACTCATTGTATCAACACACGCGACGCATCAGAACAAGGCTTCCGGAGCGACAGGCGCGCCCCACGAGGGAAGAAGCTGGCTGTCACGAGCGATACGAGTTGAGTGGATTGGCCAAATGGCAGCCAGCCTGTGCTGGATCGCCAGCGTATTGAGTTACGGCGTCAGCTCTGCTGGTGACTGGCTGCAGTTGGCAGCAGCGTGCTCCTGGTTGTTGGCAAACACCGCGTCACTTGTGGCTGCTGAGGACGACTGAAGTGGCGGTACGACAACAGGTCACGGGAACTGCGAGAAAAACTCGCGCAGGTCAGGGTTGGTGTATGCCCCGGACTGTTCGCAACTTCGGTCTGGAATTGATGTCACAACAGCTGTGGTGCTGGGGAAGAGACATTGAGAATTCCGATGGCAATCTGTTGATGCAGTACGGTTTTGGGCGACATCGCTATTGCGGCAATTCGGATATGTCCACATGTTATCGACTTGACGACGGCGCACTCCATGTCTGCATGTGGGGTTTCGGAATCTTCTTCGGAAGACGTGACCTCGGCGGCCTTTATCTTGGCCGCTTCGATTTCTGTCCGAAGTGGGCTCCTGTCGAATCGCTTTCACTGGCGATTCACAGTGCCGCTGATCTTCCAAATTTCGTCAGGCCGCGAGGCAGAGTACAGTGGCAGGTTGCCCGAAAACTTTGGAAGTCACTGTGTCAATGGATCGCCGGCTATGAGCAGTGGGTGCGTGCTACTGAAGGTGTTCGGTATCGCAGGGAATGCGTCGAGTCCTGGATGCGGCCGTTTGTCCGTGCTGACCGAATGGCGTCGGCATGGCATTTTCTCAGCCGACGCAACTGGGAACGCGATAAACAGCCGGTGTCACAGACACTCAGAAAGTACACGATCCCGGCGGTGGCGCGTTGAAACGACTCCCTGTAACTGTACTTTCCGGCTTCCTTGGAGCAGGCAAGACGACGCTCCTGAACCATGTGCTGGCGAATCGGGAAGGCTTGCGCGTTGCCGTTATTGTTAATGACATGAGCGAGGTCAACATTGACGCTCAACTCATCATTGGTGGGAATGCGGCCTTGAGTCGCACCGAAGAAAAACTGGTGGAGATGACGAATGGCTGCATCTGCTGCACCCTGCGAGAAGACCTCCTTGCTGAAGTTGCGGCGCTAGCGACAGAAGGCCGTTTCGATTACCTGTTGATCGAATCCACCGGCATCAGCGAACCAGCTCCCGTTGCGGATACGTTTACCTTTGCCATTCAGGAAGGCCAGGAGCTGTCGGATCTTGCGGATCTGGACACCATGGTCACTGTCGTCGACGCGGCCAATTTCCTGAATGATCTTCGCGTTGGTAAAGACCTGCAGAGCGTCGGACAGGCGGCGGACGACGACGATCAACGAACGGTTGCCGATTTGCTGACCGAGCAGGTTGAGTTTGCAAACGTGATTGTTCTGAACAAGATCGACATGCTTGATGAAGAGAGGCTGGCGACTATCGAAGCCTACATCGAGCAACTCAATCCCTATGCGTTAAAGCTGCGTGCGTCATTCGGTCAGGTTGAACCATCGCGGATCATCGGAACCGGGCGGTTTGATTTCGAAATCGCAAAACAAAGCAAGGGTTGGCAGCTGACACTACGTGATGAC contains:
- a CDS encoding GTP-binding protein, whose amino-acid sequence is MKRLPVTVLSGFLGAGKTTLLNHVLANREGLRVAVIVNDMSEVNIDAQLIIGGNAALSRTEEKLVEMTNGCICCTLREDLLAEVAALATEGRFDYLLIESTGISEPAPVADTFTFAIQEGQELSDLADLDTMVTVVDAANFLNDLRVGKDLQSVGQAADDDDQRTVADLLTEQVEFANVIVLNKIDMLDEERLATIEAYIEQLNPYALKLRASFGQVEPSRIIGTGRFDFEIAKQSKGWQLTLRDDGASEVEEYGVSSFVYRDRRPFHPQRLYDRLYRKWDGVLRSKGFFWLASRLDKIGVWSQAGCVARLDFGGFWWAAIPPEHWPDSPSFKTELGPKWHPEVGDCRQELVFIGIGLDENAITRSLQECLLTDEERSAGIETWLRLPDPFPPWDVSMAEALSAASHTNTLLFR